The genomic DNA ccaaaaaataaaattatcctCCACTCTTTTAACCaaacttatatataattaaaatttctcCCCTTACATTGTTAAAATCCTCCCCTctctttaatcaaaataaaccCTTCGGCTCAATTTTGAAGTTTAAATGGGAGGACTTTGGAAGGATGggagtaaaagaaaaaatagataaaaactTCCACCTATTTTGAGAATGTTTTTGTTACGAATGATAAATGATTGTttatgattaatgtattttaaATAATGAGAGTACAAAACCGTCTAAAATCCTCCTTCAATTCAATTTGTGAGCTCCCCAAAATTCTCCCGTCTCAAAGCTCTTTTCATTCTTTCTACTCCATGCTTCCTTCTTATCAACATGCTTCCCTCACTTCTGAAACTCTCAAACACAGTGTCTGACACTTCTCGAATATGATTACTTCAAGTGCAagaaacctataaaaaaaattgtctcaactTATTAATAATGTGTTTATGATTACACTAGTTATTAGTGTCTCaactaattattaataataaaacacATTTTCATATCTTTTTAATGGGAGGGTTAAGATTATACAACATAAAATGTGTAGTTATTAGTCTTTCTTTGTAGGATAATTTAGTTGACATGTGCTGTTaggtttttggtgatgtgtggAGCTTGCTGTTGAATTTTATGCCTCGAAAGGATCCACTCCCGTGGAAAACTCTTCAGTGTGATTGAATTCCAACCCTTAACAACACTCTTCTGTTTTTCAAATCTTTGGTGtgaaaattatgttttattgcttttattGGTTGATTGTGTGAAAATTATgcttttattatttgattaagGACGATAGattaattttgttcaaattaaAGTAATGGAAAAAAGAACATCATGGTGCAATGGAGAACACAGAAAAACAACCATCTTAAATATATCATAATAAATATTCGACCCCATCAACCTTGTCACTATCATATGGTGGTGTTATGTCTTATTTCTTCTTCACTCATTCTAAAGTCCTCTACAATAAGATTTTATGATTGCTCTAGATCAGAGGGCTTAGGAAGGAGAGAAAGTGAAAATACGACATATATATTGAAATCAATGCGAGAATTAGGGTTCTTTGAACACACATCTTCAAACTAGATATGCTTTGGAAAATAGAACTTCTATAGATACGAACAAACTTTTGAACTACtaataatatcataaaaaagaGAAGTGatgaaaaaagaagaataaaacatcaaaaaacaCTAACTGCGAAATAAGAAGAACACTTGAACGAAAAAGTAATTGAGATTTAACAGgacaaaacaataaaacaagaCATTTGAATATGAAAAAGAACTCAAAAGCAAACATTAGCAGTGAAATATTTCCTCTCCTTACTACTTCATCAGATTGCAAGAGAAGACAAGGGAGTATGGTTTATACTTCACCGACGCTCTCTTGAGatgttatttgaaaaatataaggcAGTGTTTCAAAGGATGAATTAAGTGTTACTTATATATATGGATGGAACGTCTGTCTACAATTGGATTAAAAATGAATGAGAATTTGTGACCGTTCGATCTCCACTTCTCTCCTAAAACACAATCTGGACCATTAAAAAGTATGACTATCCGAGTGAAATTATTCTCTCACCAAAAGCAATTGGCCATGTGTCTTTAGTACTATGCCCACTGCACACTAATATGTAACGTAACTGACACACTCCAAGTCCAACAACTTTcgcattttgttgtttttattcaCATTACAAGTACTCAAATTCATTACAAGTTACAACCGTTCACCAAATCCAAGTGACTACTCAAATTTTTGATAATGTTTTTCTAAGATAATTGGGAGGAGTAGTGTTATATTGACATGAGGACAAAAGCAAAACAACTTCATTGTAATCTCTTAACCTTCATTGTAATCTCTTTGATAATGTTATATCTAAGATAATGTTTTTCTAAGATAATTTGGGTCTTTGGAATTTTTTAAAGCAATGTTATGAGGTTAGATAAGTACATTattacacaaattaaatatcaaaagcaaaagaaaaagatgtcaatgcataaacaaacaaaacaaataagagtccaacaacaaattttgttcataataattgaaaaaaggACATTGTTTTATGAGTAGTGCTGCAATGCAGTTAACAGAAAACCAGAGTCTTAAAAGATATCAGAACAAATAATCAACCACATATAACACATTCTCATGGATATAAACGCTCCAGCACAGAGAAGAAATGCTTCCGTCAATATCGAATAAAAGATCAGTAAATGTACATCTTTGCAACTGTTGAATTTCAAGCATGTTTGAATGTTAAAACATGTTACCCCATGAAAAAACAAGATCCACAGACTGATTCCAGTATTTGAGAGTTCTTCAACATTCATCACAATCTTCTTTATTACTATCATCAACAAACTAATACTCACTCTTCCTATGGTAATTGTTCACGAAGTTTCTTGCAGCCTATACATTGTGATTTCCTGCTGCTTGAAGTATCGTCTGTCCTCTTCATCAACCAACACAAGATTCAAAAAGTACTTCACGCTGAATTTGTTATTAATGTTGTGATGAGTCGGCGTCAGCTCGTAGGGACTGAGGAACAGTCTGATTGGTATTGACTCACCTGGAAAAGTAATCAAGCATTAGTCAGTGCGTTTATGGGCACATATGAAGTAGTTTTTACTTCAGGGTTAACACGCGAATGATAGTGTTAacagttatttttatttaatgtgtACACAGTCCATGAAAAAAGGAACTGCTAACGTTGAGCTGTACACAGAACATATATTAAAAggtgaaatttattttatgtaattaaCATCTGTTGTAGAAAAGTTCTGTGAGAGATTGGTTTTGCCAATTGCAAGACTACATAAGCCTAACGTGTTTTATTGTTGAGCCATGTCATAATAGATTTGACAATTTTAGTTATCTACCCCAATCACCTAAATTACTTTCTTTTATCTAGGCTTGGGAGCAACTATATAATGTTAAACtgattttaatcatatttgCTTTGTTAATCGCAAACCTGGGTTGTTGCATAAACTTTCTGTCTTAGTTTGTTTATTCATCCAATTTAAAGGTTAACCTACCTCTTACGGGAGCACCATCCATCAACTCGAATTTAGCCAGTGTTTCTGTCTCCACATGGGTGTTGGTCCCTGATCCTGTTGACTCTCGGCGTCTAATCTCAAGATCCATGTTTTTTATCTTGATTCTGACAAGTAAAAAGTAAATCTTGCCAATGATAACATCTTTCAGATGATACCTGAAAAGTTGAAATTCTCGATAAGTATTTACAAATCTCTTGTCCTTTAacctaaaaattataaataagttgaTGAGAAGAATGTTCTCTTCAAATATAAGGCCTGTACAGCGTTAGGGTTTCACAAAAATATCTTTGGTGCACATGCCTGCCTAATTACCTAGGATTGTTACTTGTTTATAGTAAACTAAGTAAAGGTGATCTGGAAGTTGGGGTAAGAAATTTACAGGCCAATATAACCAAACAAGATAAAGCAACAAGtaaatttcatatttcaagCTTTAAGCAGAAAAAAGGGAGGATACAATTACGAGCTAGTAGTAATAAAAGTTATAAAACCAAGACAAAAATTGGGCAAAACTCCAGTCAAATGGCCAATCAAAACAGTCAACTTACTTGCTTTTGTtatattcaaattcaatgtGCAGACAATCTTCTATTCCAACTTCCATCTGTGCAAGGTATAACATTGTTAAATACATAAGGAAGAATTAAAAGCAGCTAACAAGAGTTATGAGGAAAAGCACAAGGAAATAACTACATGTGCCAGCAGATACTTAATGCAGGCACATCTTATTGAGCTCACCTTAATGCTGTTATTAATCTGCGGAAGTGGTGAATAGTTACGAACCTGACAaatgatgataaaaataaaattaatcaagtgATGAAATAGATAGAATCAAAAACCTTATCAATGTAATTACATATACAGATATGCAAGTAGTTTTTGTGAGTGGGGATAGTGTAGTCATGGTGAAAGCAAGGTTAGAATCCCCCTAGACTCAACTCGTTAGAGTTTACATGTAGACTCATACGAGTTTATTTAAAACAAATCTACACATAATTTAATACCGTGTAGTAAGTTGGATGATACATGATTTAATACTGTATACTAAGATAGATGAGATGACAAATAATTTACTACTATGTAGTAAGATGACTTAGACCAGACCACAGAAAATATAACAAGTTCAAAAGAATGACGAACCGGGCTTCCCGCATCGGAGCTGGAGTAAGCTGGATTGAGATAGGTCTCAGCTTATTATTAGAGTCAGGTTCAGTTATCTCGTTGGTCTGTTGGGTTATAACAAACTTGTGTTTGTTCATGTATTCTAGTTCATGATTTAAATTATGTTGGGACCTGGGAGCTATGGGATTGTGACTTCATCAAGTATCCTTCACCTCCATTGCAGATGGGTTCACATTCGGCGGTTAGATGACTCCATAGGTTGTGCACTGGAAGTCTTAGTTTGTGCACTGGAAGTAGAGGTTTTGTGCACTGGAAGTCTGAAAGCCAAGGTTTTGTGCACTATGAAGCCTTTACCAATGAGCTGTAGCaattacagtttttttttttaatacacttAACTACTGTCATTTTCAAAATGTTGAATGGAAATAACCATTATGTTCGGCACACATTCAATTAACCTCAAACTCAAAGTTCTATACGAGGCTACCTGAGTTTACACATGAATGACTTTGTAAGTGAGTTAACACGGTTCTGACGTGAGTACAAGATTACATTCTACAAGTCAACTAGAGAGTTTAACAACCCCATGGTTGAAAGTATAGGAGTGTCAATTGGAAAAATAGTATTGGTGTGACATGACCATATAAACTTCTTTTTTGGGTGTGGGGGATACTAGACTCATGTACAAGTTTCAGTCTTCAGTTTCACAGCTACATCCAACATATTTTTATCCCCAAAATGCactaatatgataaaataacatTCAACTTGATATCTCAGATAAATAAATCACAAATTGTATTTCACTGATAAAGAACGTACCACAAAATCCTGGTACTCAATTATGCTTCCTGCGTAACCACGATTAATGGTCACTTTCAACACATACCTGGAAATTGCAAATACTTAAAAACATCGCATGATATCATCATATTAAAGCTCTCCATCCTGTTATTTGCAAAGCAAATAATCCAGAAAGACAGCAAAAGCACATAAAGAAAACTTAAATTGAGACACATGCATCTTCCAAGATATGATACCTAAGCCTCACATTCACCCCGTTGTATGTCTCATATGGCATTTCAACAGTTGAGAATTCAAATGGATATGTTTTCCTTTCATAGATTTCTCCAGGAACATCTAGTTCTCGT from Medicago truncatula cultivar Jemalong A17 chromosome 8, MtrunA17r5.0-ANR, whole genome shotgun sequence includes the following:
- the LOC25500380 gene encoding vacuolar protein sorting-associated protein 26B, which codes for MNYLLGAFKPACNVLISFNDGKNRKQVPFKKENGQTVTVPLFHSQENIAGKITIEPMQGKKIDHNGIKVELLGQIEMYFDRGNFYDFTSLVRELDVPGEIYERKTYPFEFSTVEMPYETYNGVNVRLRYVLKVTINRGYAGSIIEYQDFVVRNYSPLPQINNSIKMEVGIEDCLHIEFEYNKSKYHLKDVIIGKIYFLLVRIKIKNMDLEIRRRESTGSGTNTHVETETLAKFELMDGAPVRGESIPIRLFLSPYELTPTHHNINNKFSVKYFLNLVLVDEEDRRYFKQQEITMYRLQETS